ATCTCTTCGGACTGACGCTGTTTGTCGTTCTTGTAGCGCTCCTGGATCTTCTTCATCTCGGGCTGGAGCGTCTGCATGGCCCGCGTCGACTTGATCTGCTTCACGAAGAGCGGGATCAGGCAGATACGGATCAGGATCACGAGGGACACGATCGACAGGCCCCAGGCCCACCCGGTGTCAGGGCCGAAGATCTTGCCGTACACCGTGTGGAACTGGACGATGACCCAGGAGACGGGTGTCGTGATGAAGCTGAAAAGACTGGCAATCGTGTCCACTAATCATGCTCCTTGGGCATGGGACGGAGTCTCTGCGGCCGGGCTCGAAGGAGTCTGTCCCTCGGTGGCCGAGGCGGCGGAGGGCCCGCCCCTACGTGCACGCCAGGCGTTACGCAGCATTTCGTGCCACCGCGGACGCTTGCGCGGCGGGACATGGTCCACACCGCCCAGCGACCACGGATTGCACCGCAGGATGCGCCAGGCGGTGAGTGCCGTTCCCTTGATCGCACCGTGCCGGTCGATGGCCTGGTAGCCGTAGTGGGAGCACGACGGGTAGTACTTGCACACCGGCCCCAGCAGCGGACTGATGGTCCACTGATACAGCTTGATCAGCGCCAGCAGCGGGTACTTCATCGTGCGCCCCCTCCCAGCAGCCGCTGAACGGCGGCATCCAGGTCTCGGGCCAGCTGTTCGTGATCGGCGTCGCCCGCCTCGGGCAGCGCTCGTACGACTACCAGGCTACCGGGGGGAAACAGAGCGACCCTGTCGCGCATCAGATGACGCAGTCTGCGCTTCACCTTGTTGCGCACGACCGCGCCGCCCACGGCCTTGCTCACGACGAAACCCGCACGCGTCGGAGGAGCGCTCTCCCCAGGCGCGTGCGGGTCCGTGGCACCGCTACGAAAATGGACAACGAGGGACGGGCGTCCGGCCCGGCGCCCTCGTCGTACTGCGGTCGCGAAGTCCTCGCGCCGCCTCAGCCGGTTCTCGGTGGGCAGCACGACGGCATGACCT
This portion of the Streptomyces canus genome encodes:
- the rnpA gene encoding ribonuclease P protein component produces the protein MLPTENRLRRREDFATAVRRGRRAGRPSLVVHFRSGATDPHAPGESAPPTRAGFVVSKAVGGAVVRNKVKRRLRHLMRDRVALFPPGSLVVVRALPEAGDADHEQLARDLDAAVQRLLGGGAR
- the yidD gene encoding membrane protein insertion efficiency factor YidD, whose translation is MKYPLLALIKLYQWTISPLLGPVCKYYPSCSHYGYQAIDRHGAIKGTALTAWRILRCNPWSLGGVDHVPPRKRPRWHEMLRNAWRARRGGPSAASATEGQTPSSPAAETPSHAQGA